Proteins encoded by one window of Synergistaceae bacterium:
- a CDS encoding peptidoglycan DD-metalloendopeptidase family protein, with amino-acid sequence MKLNKVRLLAVFAVALGLLLPCPATGDSGLDSKLVQEEARMRALERQIKEHQNRVKQIGEREQGVISRIEDLDQKKNLTEQRIRVLELRNEKAKKTVEELNAEIQATECELDSMRSVLEGRLLNIYKYGGIAEFNLLLSASTAHEAMETTLLLNRIAQQDELMITDMLSKKERLGEAVVQLEEERRQLAANAAALEQSRMTYRKEIAESNAFLQKVRSERDLHQKAVKELQDSQREIQATIMDLMKKKREKEMLPGKPEPPTRREELPSGGKLAWPLPSRGEIVSKFGMRVHPTFKTRIMHTGIDIRMANGTPVYSAGPGEVLYAGWLRGYGQIVIIDHGRSLSSVYAHLGRLDVGEGDRVKTGQTIGVVGMTGTTTGAHLHFEVRVNGEAKDPMQYLGK; translated from the coding sequence GTGAAGTTGAATAAAGTTCGCCTACTCGCGGTCTTCGCCGTCGCGCTCGGACTGCTCCTGCCCTGTCCGGCCACCGGGGACTCCGGTCTTGACTCGAAGCTCGTCCAGGAGGAGGCCCGGATGAGGGCCCTCGAACGACAGATAAAGGAGCATCAGAATCGGGTCAAGCAGATAGGCGAAAGGGAGCAGGGAGTCATCTCCCGGATAGAGGATCTGGACCAGAAGAAGAACCTGACTGAGCAGCGCATCCGCGTCCTTGAGCTGAGGAACGAAAAGGCCAAGAAGACGGTTGAGGAGCTCAACGCCGAGATCCAGGCCACCGAGTGCGAACTCGACTCCATGAGGAGCGTGCTCGAGGGGCGGCTCCTGAACATCTACAAGTACGGCGGGATAGCCGAGTTCAACCTGCTGCTGTCCGCATCCACAGCTCACGAGGCGATGGAGACGACCCTGCTGCTGAACCGCATCGCGCAGCAGGACGAGCTCATGATAACGGACATGCTCTCCAAGAAGGAGCGTCTTGGCGAGGCCGTGGTCCAGCTTGAAGAGGAGCGAAGGCAGCTCGCTGCGAACGCCGCCGCCCTCGAGCAGAGCAGGATGACCTACCGGAAGGAGATAGCGGAGAGCAACGCCTTTCTGCAGAAGGTGAGGAGCGAGCGCGACCTGCACCAGAAGGCGGTCAAGGAGCTCCAGGACTCCCAGCGAGAGATACAGGCCACCATAATGGATCTCATGAAGAAGAAGAGGGAGAAGGAGATGCTCCCCGGCAAGCCGGAGCCGCCGACCCGGCGAGAGGAGCTTCCGTCGGGGGGAAAACTGGCCTGGCCGCTGCCGTCGAGGGGGGAGATCGTCAGCAAGTTCGGTATGAGGGTGCATCCCACCTTCAAGACGCGCATCATGCACACGGGAATCGACATAAGGATGGCCAACGGCACTCCCGTGTATTCGGCGGGTCCGGGGGAGGTTCTCTACGCCGGATGGCTGAGGGGCTACGGCCAGATCGTAATAATCGACCACGGCAGGTCGCTTTCAAGCGTGTACGCCCACCTCGGAAGGCTCGACGTGGGCGAGGGGGACAGGGTGAAAACGGGACAGACGATCGGCGTGGTCGGCATGACCGGGACCACCACCGGGGCGCATCTTCACTTCGAGGTCAGGGTGAACGGCGAGGCGAAGGACCCAATGCAATACCTCGGCAAGTAG
- a CDS encoding ABC transporter permease: MASFRYALRDTFRLLFRHWGLSILTLLTAASVLYILGFASLFAMNTRYMISRIEGAMVVQAYMKRGESADRALELMESSPLVASVAAISPEEALERLRAKLGNQARAITLLGENPLPWSLEIQVRKAEHITPLVRDLMVMPSVEEVLYAGKLVERLANLSRTSATVSGIVLMFTLLISTLVIFNTIRIAIYSRKEEIEVMVLIGATSTYISLPFVFQGMFLGAGGAALAILGLASTYASAVEVIRSSLAFVDIIVDPKILGQFFLFLFGAGATTGWMCSWIAVSRFTARGMRSR; encoded by the coding sequence ATGGCGAGCTTTAGATACGCCCTCAGGGATACTTTCAGGCTGCTCTTCAGGCACTGGGGGCTCAGCATCCTTACGCTGCTGACGGCCGCGTCGGTGCTGTACATTCTTGGATTCGCCTCTCTCTTCGCCATGAACACCAGGTACATGATCTCTCGCATAGAGGGCGCGATGGTGGTGCAGGCCTACATGAAGAGGGGAGAGAGTGCGGATCGGGCGCTGGAGCTGATGGAGTCGTCCCCCCTGGTCGCATCCGTGGCGGCGATAAGCCCGGAGGAGGCGCTCGAGAGGCTGAGGGCGAAACTGGGCAACCAGGCGCGGGCCATCACGCTCCTCGGGGAGAATCCCCTGCCCTGGAGCCTGGAGATCCAGGTGCGGAAGGCGGAGCACATCACCCCTCTTGTCAGGGATCTCATGGTGATGCCGTCGGTCGAGGAGGTGCTCTATGCGGGCAAGCTCGTCGAGAGGCTTGCCAACCTCTCGAGGACGTCGGCCACCGTCTCTGGCATAGTGCTGATGTTCACCCTGCTGATAAGCACACTGGTCATCTTCAACACGATAAGAATCGCCATCTACTCGCGCAAGGAGGAGATAGAGGTGATGGTCCTGATAGGGGCCACTTCGACATATATATCGCTGCCCTTCGTCTTCCAGGGCATGTTCCTGGGCGCGGGCGGCGCGGCCCTCGCCATCCTGGGACTTGCGAGCACCTACGCCTCGGCCGTGGAGGTGATACGCTCCTCCCTGGCATTCGTGGACATAATCGTCGACCCGAAGATCCTCGGGCAGTTCTTCCTCTTCCTGTTCGGGGCGGGGGCCACGACCGGATGGATGTGCAGCTGGATCGCGGTCAGCCGCTTCACCGCCAGGGGCATGCGCTCGAGGTGA
- a CDS encoding lysophospholipid acyltransferase family protein — translation MKWKALSLIRKTSEKLPKPLLVRIGGLLGFLLWSFSGRRVREAEERCMRALRVDRKRARKIVRGSYENLGRSVLEFASIGTRTKVGSLVELQGEEHLERAFRRKKGVILMSAHLGNWEYGAALLSERGYPVNAIGADQREDRMTSLIKELREVRGVKTIGKGLDLKGAMRCLKKGELLAVLIDQDVRDRGVFVPFLGLPASTPFGIAKMARRLGATIIPCAVVRRGASHLHVFHMLASPWEEGFPPEGETMEAAMTKCNDVVGELIRGTPDQWMWLYPRWATRPGTQSCK, via the coding sequence GTGAAATGGAAGGCATTATCTCTGATCAGAAAAACATCTGAAAAACTGCCAAAGCCCCTACTGGTCCGAATTGGCGGCCTGTTGGGCTTTCTTCTGTGGTCTTTCAGCGGAAGACGGGTCCGAGAGGCGGAGGAGAGGTGCATGAGGGCCCTCCGGGTGGACAGAAAGAGGGCGCGCAAGATCGTGCGCGGCTCATACGAGAATTTGGGGCGCTCCGTGCTGGAGTTCGCCTCCATCGGAACTCGGACCAAGGTCGGGTCGCTGGTGGAGTTGCAAGGCGAGGAGCACCTGGAGAGGGCCTTCAGGAGGAAAAAGGGCGTCATACTCATGTCGGCCCACCTGGGCAACTGGGAGTACGGCGCCGCCCTGCTCTCCGAGCGGGGCTACCCGGTCAATGCCATCGGCGCCGACCAGAGGGAGGACAGGATGACCTCCCTGATAAAAGAGCTTCGCGAGGTGCGCGGGGTGAAGACCATAGGCAAGGGGCTGGATCTCAAGGGGGCAATGAGATGCCTGAAGAAGGGTGAGCTGCTGGCCGTCCTGATCGACCAGGATGTGAGGGATAGGGGGGTCTTCGTGCCCTTCCTCGGCCTGCCGGCCTCGACCCCTTTCGGCATAGCGAAGATGGCCCGGAGGCTCGGTGCCACGATCATCCCCTGCGCGGTCGTCCGGCGGGGAGCTTCGCACCTGCACGTTTTTCATATGCTGGCCTCCCCCTGGGAGGAGGGGTTTCCTCCCGAGGGCGAGACGATGGAGGCGGCCATGACCAAGTGCAACGACGTGGTCGGCGAGCTCATAAGAGGGACCCCCGACCAGTGGATGTGGCTCTATCCGCGCTGGGCGACTCGTCCGGGGACTCAGTCGTGCAAGTAG
- a CDS encoding S41 family peptidase translates to MSLRGLCSRAGGLVIGVIIGAVVAGGLFTAGATDLGEFAKVSPFNVRSMWLMKQARSIVETYQVDSGTKEVKEEDLLYGAVKGMVAAWGDPYTRFVEPAQLAEEEIEMEGRYGGLGIYIGQRDGKTLVISPIEDTPADRAGLKPNDQIVKIGDDIILGWDSQRVVKELRGEPGVVVTIWVRREGEEELLEFAIEREIIKIKSARWEMMEGDLGYLKLTHFKQNTAEEFGAGLEELIEEGAKGLILDLRNNGGGLLNGAMEISDMFLDGGTVVVISGKVASINDEVLASPGTVTDLPMVVLINEGSASASEIVAGALVDRGRALSVGKKTFGKGSVQTLFNLGDDCGLYVTIARYRTPSGRIIDHEGLEPDIEVEGEVAKDVEDDEQLKRAKSELRDLISGKAVTAPRPKVASDDQ, encoded by the coding sequence ATGTCCCTCCGCGGACTGTGCTCCCGGGCGGGAGGACTCGTGATAGGCGTGATAATTGGCGCCGTTGTCGCCGGGGGGCTGTTCACCGCCGGGGCGACGGACCTTGGGGAGTTCGCGAAGGTCTCGCCGTTCAACGTCCGCTCGATGTGGTTGATGAAGCAGGCCCGCTCCATCGTGGAGACGTACCAGGTGGACTCGGGCACCAAGGAGGTCAAGGAGGAGGACCTTCTCTACGGTGCCGTCAAGGGGATGGTGGCTGCCTGGGGCGACCCGTACACCCGCTTCGTGGAACCCGCGCAGCTGGCGGAAGAGGAGATCGAGATGGAGGGTCGCTACGGGGGGCTCGGGATCTACATAGGCCAGCGCGACGGAAAGACCCTCGTGATCAGCCCGATCGAGGATACCCCCGCCGACCGGGCGGGCCTCAAGCCGAACGACCAGATAGTGAAGATAGGCGACGACATCATCCTGGGCTGGGACTCCCAGAGGGTCGTGAAGGAGCTTCGGGGGGAGCCTGGAGTGGTCGTGACGATATGGGTCAGGCGCGAGGGCGAGGAGGAGCTGCTCGAGTTCGCCATCGAGAGGGAGATAATCAAGATCAAGTCCGCCCGGTGGGAGATGATGGAAGGGGATCTCGGCTATCTGAAGCTCACCCATTTCAAGCAGAACACGGCGGAGGAGTTCGGAGCCGGGCTCGAGGAGCTAATCGAAGAAGGGGCCAAGGGGTTGATCCTCGACCTCAGGAACAATGGGGGGGGCCTGCTGAACGGCGCCATGGAGATCTCCGACATGTTCCTCGACGGGGGGACGGTGGTGGTCATCAGCGGCAAGGTGGCGAGCATCAACGACGAGGTGTTGGCGTCGCCCGGCACGGTCACCGACCTGCCCATGGTGGTGCTTATAAACGAGGGCAGCGCGTCCGCCTCGGAGATAGTCGCGGGCGCCCTGGTGGACAGGGGGAGGGCCCTCTCCGTGGGCAAGAAGACCTTCGGTAAGGGATCGGTGCAGACCCTGTTCAACCTCGGCGACGACTGCGGACTGTACGTCACCATAGCCAGGTATCGCACCCCCTCAGGAAGGATAATCGACCACGAGGGGCTGGAGCCGGACATCGAGGTCGAGGGAGAGGTCGCGAAGGACGTAGAGGACGACGAGCAGCTTAAACGTGCCAAGTCGGAGCTGCGCGACCTGATCTCCGGAAAGGCCGTCACGGCACCGAGGCCGAAGGTCGCGTCCGACGACCAATAG
- a CDS encoding proline--tRNA ligase has translation MARNITPRKEDYSQWYLDIIKVAELADHAPVRGCMVVRPTGYAIWESVQRHFDDAFKETGHVNAYFPLLIPNSFLEKEAEHVEGFAPECAVVTHAGGEELEEPLVVRPTSETVIGHMYSKWVQSWRDLPILINQWCNVMRWEKRPRLFLRTSEFLWQEGHTAHSTAEEAMEETLKMLEVYRTVMTDKLALPVIPGEKTEGERFPGAVNTYTCETMMSDMKALQAGTSHFLGQNFAKAFDIKFQNQAGELEYAWTTSWGASTRLIGALIMTHSDDDGLVLPPRTAPVKAVVLPISTDEDKLASTLLPRAEEISASLDAALGGRYTTVDRQFHLRPGDRFFHHLQKGVPFRIELGEREMAEGKVRVVRRDTGERFDIPTETLANRMTELLEEMQIAMLDRAIAFRRENTSFAASYDEFKAAMAEKGGFIETYFAGTTEDERVIKEDTGASSRCMPLESDDTGTCMFTGKSGARRTIFAKAY, from the coding sequence ATGGCACGCAACATAACACCGAGAAAAGAGGACTACTCCCAGTGGTACCTCGACATAATAAAGGTCGCCGAGCTGGCGGACCACGCGCCCGTGCGCGGATGCATGGTCGTGCGCCCCACCGGCTACGCGATATGGGAGAGCGTCCAGCGGCACTTCGACGACGCATTCAAGGAGACAGGGCACGTGAACGCCTACTTCCCCCTGCTTATACCCAACTCCTTCCTGGAGAAAGAGGCGGAGCACGTCGAGGGCTTCGCCCCCGAGTGCGCCGTGGTCACACACGCCGGGGGGGAGGAGCTCGAGGAGCCGTTGGTCGTCCGCCCAACCTCCGAGACGGTCATAGGGCACATGTACAGCAAGTGGGTCCAGTCCTGGCGTGACCTCCCCATACTCATCAACCAGTGGTGCAACGTCATGAGATGGGAGAAGCGCCCCCGCCTCTTCCTCAGGACGTCGGAGTTCCTGTGGCAGGAGGGGCACACGGCACACAGCACCGCCGAGGAGGCGATGGAGGAGACACTGAAGATGCTCGAGGTCTACCGGACGGTAATGACAGACAAGCTCGCCCTTCCCGTCATACCGGGCGAGAAGACCGAGGGCGAGAGATTCCCCGGAGCGGTCAACACCTACACCTGCGAGACCATGATGAGCGACATGAAGGCCCTCCAGGCGGGCACCAGCCACTTCCTCGGCCAGAACTTCGCCAAGGCCTTCGACATCAAATTCCAGAACCAGGCAGGGGAGCTCGAGTACGCCTGGACGACGAGCTGGGGAGCCTCCACCCGCCTCATAGGCGCACTGATCATGACCCACTCCGACGACGACGGACTCGTCCTGCCCCCGCGCACGGCACCCGTCAAGGCGGTTGTCCTCCCGATAAGCACCGACGAAGATAAGCTCGCCTCCACCCTGCTGCCGAGGGCCGAGGAGATATCCGCCTCTCTCGACGCCGCCCTCGGCGGCAGATACACAACGGTCGACAGGCAGTTCCACCTCCGCCCCGGCGACAGGTTCTTCCACCACCTTCAGAAGGGAGTTCCCTTCCGCATAGAGCTGGGTGAGAGGGAGATGGCCGAGGGCAAGGTCCGCGTGGTCAGAAGGGACACGGGCGAGAGGTTCGACATACCGACGGAGACGCTGGCGAACCGCATGACGGAGCTCCTCGAAGAGATGCAGATCGCAATGCTGGACAGGGCCATAGCCTTCCGAAGGGAGAACACCAGCTTCGCGGCTTCCTACGACGAATTCAAGGCCGCCATGGCGGAGAAGGGCGGTTTCATAGAGACCTATTTCGCAGGCACGACCGAGGACGAAAGGGTCATCAAGGAGGACACGGGCGCCAGCTCCCGCTGCATGCCGCTCGAATCGGACGACACCGGCACCTGCATGTTCACCGGAAAGTCCGGCGCGCGCAGAACCATCTTTGCCAAGGCCTACTAG
- a CDS encoding dicarboxylate/amino acid:cation symporter, translated as MLSEKKKIPLIWQIGIGFALGIVAGAVLGEKVQYVEPVGSAFLKLLKMLIVPLVFSSLVVGAASIGDPRDLGRIGIKTLILYLATTAVAIVIGLMLGNLLQPGVGLAIGEGLQFDAKEAPSIKSVLLNLFPDNALKAAVDGQMLQIIVFALFLGVSAVLAKDKGTPLISFFDSMAETMYKLTGLVMMVAPYGVFALIADTVSKYGLSVLAPFAKVIIAVYIGCALQLLVVYSALIISVVKKSPMWFLKGIREAGLTAFVTRSSAAALPVTIRNARENLGISEKVSSFVLPLGATINMDGTALYQGVCALFVAQAYGLSLGIGAQLNIVLTATLASIGTAGVPGAGLIMLTLVLTAVGLPLEGAALVAGIDAVLDMARTSINVIGDACVAAVVAKTEGEDL; from the coding sequence CTGTTGTCGGAAAAGAAGAAGATACCTCTAATTTGGCAGATCGGCATTGGTTTTGCACTCGGAATCGTCGCCGGAGCTGTCCTCGGGGAGAAGGTTCAGTACGTGGAGCCAGTCGGGAGCGCTTTCCTGAAGCTGCTCAAGATGCTCATCGTTCCCCTGGTCTTCTCCAGCCTGGTGGTTGGAGCGGCGTCGATCGGCGACCCACGCGACCTCGGCAGGATCGGCATCAAGACGCTGATCCTTTACCTTGCCACCACGGCCGTCGCGATAGTCATCGGCCTGATGCTAGGCAATCTCCTTCAGCCGGGCGTCGGCCTGGCCATAGGCGAGGGACTGCAGTTCGACGCCAAGGAGGCGCCGAGCATCAAGAGCGTCCTTCTGAACCTCTTCCCGGACAACGCTCTGAAGGCGGCCGTCGACGGGCAGATGCTCCAGATCATCGTCTTCGCCCTCTTCCTCGGAGTGTCGGCTGTGCTGGCGAAGGACAAGGGGACTCCCCTGATAAGCTTCTTCGACTCGATGGCCGAGACGATGTACAAGCTCACCGGGCTGGTCATGATGGTTGCGCCCTACGGCGTATTCGCGCTAATAGCCGACACCGTGTCCAAGTACGGTCTGTCGGTGCTGGCACCGTTCGCCAAGGTGATCATAGCCGTATACATAGGCTGTGCACTCCAGCTTCTGGTAGTCTACTCCGCCCTGATCATCTCCGTGGTCAAGAAGTCGCCCATGTGGTTCCTGAAGGGGATCCGCGAGGCGGGACTGACGGCCTTCGTCACGAGGTCGAGCGCGGCGGCGCTGCCGGTCACGATCCGCAACGCCCGCGAGAACCTCGGCATCTCGGAGAAGGTCTCGTCCTTCGTGCTGCCCCTGGGCGCGACGATCAACATGGACGGAACGGCCCTGTACCAGGGAGTCTGCGCTCTGTTCGTGGCCCAGGCCTACGGACTGTCCCTCGGCATCGGCGCCCAGCTCAACATCGTCCTCACGGCCACTCTGGCCTCTATAGGGACGGCGGGAGTCCCTGGCGCCGGGCTGATAATGCTGACGCTCGTACTGACGGCGGTCGGCCTGCCGCTTGAGGGCGCCGCTCTCGTGGCGGGGATAGACGCGGTGCTCGACATGGCGAGGACCTCGATCAACGTGATCGGGGACGCATGCGTCGCCGCCGTCGTGGCAAAGACGGAGGGAGAGGACCTCTGA
- a CDS encoding endonuclease has translation MDVALSALGDSSGDSVVQVGIDPGRDKSGWAAVGDGGELLASGIFRSAEARSFFEALASGSFESLGEFTIEKPRPWSEPMSVSEILMGDGTGKNALFSLAQSSSFKVKLVSERGTTLAARVLYWRLHPPRGLWRLVSTKLRKPQRDVDDLAAWAIVLDYQRIKVQSTERKW, from the coding sequence GTGGATGTGGCTCTATCCGCGCTGGGCGACTCGTCCGGGGACTCAGTCGTGCAAGTAGGGATCGACCCGGGGCGCGACAAGTCCGGCTGGGCCGCGGTAGGGGACGGCGGAGAACTGCTCGCTTCCGGCATCTTCCGCTCCGCCGAGGCTCGATCCTTCTTCGAGGCATTGGCGAGCGGATCCTTCGAATCGCTCGGAGAGTTTACGATAGAAAAACCGAGGCCCTGGAGCGAGCCTATGTCTGTCTCCGAGATTCTGATGGGAGACGGAACGGGAAAAAACGCTCTTTTTTCACTTGCGCAATCCTCGTCTTTTAAGGTAAAGTTAGTGTCTGAAAGAGGGACGACCCTCGCCGCGCGCGTTCTATATTGGAGGCTTCATCCGCCGCGCGGCCTGTGGAGGCTCGTGTCGACAAAACTGCGCAAGCCGCAAAGGGACGTGGACGATCTCGCGGCTTGGGCGATAGTCCTTGACTACCAACGCATAAAGGTTCAGAGCACGGAAAGGAAATGGTGA
- a CDS encoding patatin-like phospholipase family protein has protein sequence MSKKRLLTALIMIQLVLCGPASARMGGVVLALSGGGARGLAHIGVLEALGEQGIPIAGIVGTSMGSIIGGLAASGYSPDELRHVVEELDLTNLMSERTNPIFVPLPSDNISPRSSLPWVRLSQSGEVIGPLGGITGVKLLERFAQLASRIHVVRFDELPIPFAAVATDLETGEKVVLRAGSLASAMRASMAIPAIFEPWPLGDRLLVDGGLVSNLPVETAKELFPGYPVIAVDVTGQLRSKKEIRNLVDVVDQSITIFTSRNVEWEKPMADLLISPPVEGVSIFDLVGAENVIDGGRRAALEVLPEIIALSESAPSAAQPEFFGLEANVSSIEVEGASMELASAIVKKYGAWIGRPLSSLEVLKASRQIGERDDVLSVDYRFEARGPDVGVVFIVQRKPALEINFGGYTTNLHPQRWLYVSGIRRYLFREGDALKFNLRIGDQWGVDASYFDTPELKPWEIRLSAYNWELEPENAEKRSWDRYALGFYKHFTSGEFTGGAGYAVERTHSRGEEFDSHGPTLFLTSDTLNDPVDPTEGALLHLQAWWANLDELLYRITYFRASRFADDWRFYFRAGFAEGNVNHEGHAVYLGAAEELYSYSGNPIEAERMAWWNVAFRRVMMKSWWGALNTEIFGGMGFAFDDDWNRFRDLWEAGVSFSIPGVLFDGKLMFIYNDEKDFKIGFFLGSPVWGKYPLP, from the coding sequence TTGTCGAAGAAGCGATTGTTGACCGCGTTGATCATGATTCAGCTCGTCCTTTGCGGGCCCGCCTCCGCCCGAATGGGGGGCGTGGTGCTCGCCCTGTCCGGCGGTGGCGCCAGGGGCCTCGCGCACATCGGTGTCCTCGAGGCCCTGGGTGAACAGGGCATACCGATAGCGGGCATAGTCGGGACTAGCATGGGCTCGATAATCGGCGGCCTGGCGGCAAGCGGCTACTCTCCGGACGAGCTTCGCCACGTTGTGGAAGAGCTCGACCTGACGAACCTCATGTCCGAGAGGACAAACCCGATCTTCGTGCCCCTTCCGTCGGACAACATATCGCCCAGGAGCAGCCTGCCCTGGGTGAGGCTGAGCCAGTCGGGGGAGGTAATAGGCCCCCTGGGCGGGATAACCGGCGTGAAACTGCTCGAGCGCTTCGCCCAACTCGCCTCTCGGATACACGTGGTCCGCTTCGACGAGCTCCCCATTCCCTTCGCGGCCGTGGCCACTGACCTGGAGACGGGGGAGAAGGTCGTCCTTCGTGCGGGAAGCCTCGCCTCCGCCATGAGGGCCTCTATGGCCATCCCCGCTATCTTCGAGCCGTGGCCATTGGGAGACAGGCTGCTCGTCGACGGAGGCCTTGTGTCCAACCTCCCGGTCGAGACGGCGAAAGAGCTGTTTCCCGGCTACCCGGTGATCGCGGTGGATGTGACGGGCCAGCTCAGGTCGAAAAAGGAGATCCGCAACCTGGTGGACGTGGTCGACCAGTCCATCACCATCTTCACCAGCAGAAACGTGGAGTGGGAGAAGCCGATGGCCGACCTGCTCATATCCCCCCCAGTGGAGGGGGTCAGCATCTTCGATCTCGTAGGCGCGGAGAACGTGATCGACGGGGGCAGGCGAGCGGCGCTCGAAGTGCTTCCGGAGATAATCGCCCTCTCGGAGTCCGCGCCCAGCGCGGCCCAGCCGGAGTTCTTCGGACTGGAGGCGAACGTCTCCTCCATAGAGGTCGAGGGCGCGTCGATGGAGCTGGCGTCCGCGATAGTAAAGAAGTACGGCGCCTGGATAGGCAGGCCGCTGAGCTCGCTCGAGGTCCTCAAGGCCAGCCGGCAGATAGGCGAGAGGGACGACGTGCTGTCAGTGGACTACCGGTTCGAGGCACGGGGCCCCGACGTCGGGGTGGTATTCATCGTCCAGAGGAAGCCCGCGCTGGAGATCAACTTCGGTGGGTACACGACCAACCTTCATCCCCAAAGGTGGCTCTATGTCAGCGGGATAAGGCGCTACCTCTTCAGGGAGGGGGATGCGCTCAAGTTCAACCTCAGGATCGGCGACCAGTGGGGGGTGGACGCGAGCTACTTCGACACCCCCGAACTGAAACCCTGGGAGATACGCCTCTCCGCCTACAACTGGGAGCTGGAGCCGGAAAACGCGGAAAAACGCTCCTGGGACAGGTATGCCCTCGGCTTCTACAAACACTTCACGTCGGGGGAGTTCACCGGCGGTGCGGGCTACGCCGTCGAGCGCACTCACTCCAGGGGGGAGGAGTTCGACTCGCACGGGCCGACCCTGTTCCTGACGTCCGACACCCTCAACGACCCGGTGGACCCGACCGAGGGCGCCCTGCTGCACCTCCAGGCCTGGTGGGCCAACCTGGACGAGCTCCTGTACAGGATCACGTACTTCAGGGCATCTCGCTTCGCGGACGACTGGCGATTCTACTTCCGCGCCGGCTTCGCGGAGGGGAACGTGAACCACGAGGGGCACGCCGTCTATCTGGGCGCCGCCGAGGAGCTGTACAGCTACTCAGGAAATCCGATCGAGGCCGAGCGAATGGCCTGGTGGAACGTCGCCTTCAGGCGAGTGATGATGAAGAGCTGGTGGGGGGCCCTGAACACCGAAATTTTCGGCGGCATGGGGTTCGCCTTCGACGACGACTGGAACCGCTTCCGAGACCTATGGGAGGCCGGTGTCTCCTTCTCCATCCCGGGCGTACTGTTCGACGGCAAGCTGATGTTCATCTACAATGACGAGAAGGACTTCAAGATAGGATTCTTCCTGGGCAGCCCCGTATGGGGCAAATACCCTCTGCCCTGA
- a CDS encoding GNAT family N-acetyltransferase, with product MFLADIGYCSPKDAAEIFALEELSSVSPWPLSLIRRDLAGETAMIYLGARGKDLLLGFAALGPCRRGAELARIAVRPDYRRRGIGSQLLVGASEVALSLGYTRLSLHVRASQSGARAFYERNAFLPLAPAPGYYEGGEDALLMESSLPLVIVADAL from the coding sequence ATGTTCCTGGCCGATATCGGGTACTGCTCCCCGAAGGACGCGGCGGAGATATTCGCGTTGGAGGAGCTCTCGTCGGTGTCCCCCTGGCCGTTAAGCCTGATCCGCAGGGACCTCGCGGGCGAGACGGCGATGATCTATCTCGGCGCCAGGGGCAAGGATTTGCTCCTGGGATTCGCCGCCCTCGGTCCATGTCGCAGGGGCGCGGAGCTGGCCAGGATCGCCGTGCGGCCGGACTACCGGAGGAGGGGCATAGGATCGCAGCTTCTCGTCGGCGCCTCCGAGGTCGCCCTGTCGCTGGGCTACACCAGGCTGAGCCTCCATGTACGGGCCTCTCAAAGCGGCGCGCGCGCCTTCTACGAGAGGAACGCGTTTCTGCCGCTGGCGCCCGCTCCCGGCTATTACGAGGGCGGCGAGGACGCGTTGCTCATGGAGTCCTCTCTGCCCCTGGTCATTGTCGCCGACGCTCTTTAG
- a CDS encoding chemotaxis protein CheX translates to MGTEKLATLVNTFGSSLMSVSKEMGVELTLAKSEVAKGVNVQGSRLAALIGIVGGGIQGTAVIMLDDGGFNATVRAMSGGMITPNLDDPVSMSVIGELANMVGGRALIQSGIVGTEVTPPQLISGDGIKTIPSQSPGIRSFTLPFKLADGGTLFLVLSFSI, encoded by the coding sequence ATGGGAACGGAGAAGCTGGCGACCCTTGTCAACACATTTGGTTCTTCTCTGATGTCGGTCAGCAAGGAGATGGGAGTCGAGCTAACCTTGGCGAAATCGGAGGTGGCCAAGGGGGTGAACGTCCAGGGCAGTCGCCTGGCCGCCCTTATCGGCATAGTGGGCGGGGGCATTCAGGGCACGGCGGTGATCATGCTGGACGACGGCGGCTTCAACGCCACCGTTCGAGCCATGTCGGGCGGCATGATAACGCCCAATCTCGATGACCCGGTATCTATGAGCGTGATCGGCGAGCTGGCCAACATGGTGGGGGGACGCGCGCTGATCCAGTCCGGCATAGTCGGCACCGAGGTGACGCCCCCTCAGCTGATCTCCGGCGACGGCATCAAGACGATCCCCAGCCAATCCCCGGGGATACGAAGCTTCACCCTTCCCTTCAAGCTCGCGGACGGAGGAACTCTGTTCCTGGTCCTGTCATTCAGCATCTGA